The bacterium DNA window TGTTCGAGAAAATCGACCCGGCACGGCCTGCCAGCCTCTCGCCCGCCATTGCGGACGCGCTGCTCCGGGAGCGGCTCCGCTACGAGGGGCTCGCCGTCACGGACGATCTGGAGATGGGGGCGATCGCCGATGCGGCCGAGGGGGCCGTCTTGGCCGTCGCGGCGGGAGCCGATATCGCGCTCATCTGCCATTGCGAGGAGATTCAGGAGGATGCGCTCGGGCGGCTGGCGGCGGCCATCCGCTCGGGGGCCATTTCGGAGGCTGCCGAGCGGGCCTCCCGCGAGCGGATTTCCGCCGCAAAGACGCGGTATATCCCCTCATTCCCGGAGGCCGCTGAGGCCCTGCGGCCGGGGAATGCCGCGCACCGGGCGCTGGAGCGGGAGATCAGGCAAAGGCTGGAAAACATAAGTACATAATAATCAATTGGCTGATTTTTGGTTTTCTGATTTTGGCGAGATGGAGCAAATTCTCTTTCACAATTCCCATAAAATTTGCCATAATCCGCGCGTACGGGAGTATATAAATTATTTATTTCATGCCATATGCAATTTCTCTGTTTCATGTAATCTGATTGCATCACTCCCGAGACAAATGCGCACTCCCTCACACGGGTGCGCTCCGGCTTCGGGTTATCATAGCCTTCAGGGTTTTTTTGGCACCACTTTCGAAACAGGAAACGCAAGATGGCAAAAATTCTGATCGCGGACGACGACGGTACCTTGCGCCAGCTTCTCGAGAACGCACTGACGACGGAAGGCCACGATGTCGTTCTCGCGGAAGACGGCAAGAAAGCGCTCGAATCACTGCGCAACGACCAACTCGATCTGGCCATCCTCGATCAGACGATGCCGATGCTGAAGGGCAGCGAGGTGCTGGTCCAGCTGAAGCTGGAGAACGGAATCATCCCCCCCACCATCATCATTAACGCCAAAGGCTCCGCCGAGCTCATTCATAATTGCATCGAGGCC harbors:
- a CDS encoding beta-N-acetylhexosaminidase, which codes for FEKIDPARPASLSPAIADALLRERLRYEGLAVTDDLEMGAIADAAEGAVLAVAAGADIALICHCEEIQEDALGRLAAAIRSGAISEAAERASRERISAAKTRYIPSFPEAAEALRPGNAAHRALEREIRQRLENIST
- a CDS encoding response regulator, whose amino-acid sequence is MAKILIADDDGTLRQLLENALTTEGHDVVLAEDGKKALESLRNDQLDLAILDQTMPMLKGSEVLVQLKLENGIIPPTIIINAKGSAELIHNCIEAGARDFVLKPFHLPIFLDRVYKLLRVTKR